In a single window of the Saccharothrix australiensis genome:
- a CDS encoding TetR/AcrR family transcriptional regulator has protein sequence MNTPRLRADAAENRARIVEVARAAVASSDELKLNAIAKQAGVGQGTLYRHFPTREDLLAEVYRHDVEELVAAAPALLVEHDPVTALAHWFDRVADYARVKRGVFAAVEVGVWQDLSARSLGPIGDAMTALLDAGKAAGAIRPDIDARDVILLIGYLTRLDEEEWDTRARHLLHVVLDGLRSRE, from the coding sequence ATGAACACACCCCGGTTGCGTGCCGACGCCGCCGAGAACCGCGCCCGGATCGTCGAGGTCGCGCGGGCTGCCGTCGCGAGTTCGGACGAGCTGAAACTCAACGCGATCGCCAAGCAGGCCGGGGTCGGCCAGGGCACCCTCTACCGCCACTTCCCGACGCGGGAAGACCTGCTCGCCGAGGTCTACCGCCACGACGTCGAGGAACTCGTCGCGGCCGCGCCGGCCCTGCTCGTCGAGCACGACCCGGTAACCGCACTGGCCCACTGGTTCGATCGCGTGGCCGACTACGCACGGGTCAAGCGCGGGGTGTTCGCCGCTGTCGAGGTGGGGGTGTGGCAGGACCTCTCCGCGCGCAGCCTTGGCCCGATCGGCGACGCGATGACCGCGCTGCTGGACGCCGGCAAGGCCGCCGGGGCCATCCGGCCCGACATCGACGCCCGCGACGTCATCCTGCTCATCGGCTACCTGACCCGGCTCGACGAGGAGGAATGGGACACCCGCGCCCGACACCTGCTGCACGTCGTCCTCGACGGCCTGCGCTCCCGCGAATGA
- a CDS encoding SDR family oxidoreductase encodes MSAITGKVVAVTGASSGIGEATARLMAERGAAVVLGARRKDRLDELAQDIRDRGGRAVACAIDVTRREDLERLVDRAVTGFGRLDVLVGNAGISKIGPVADLDVDGWSAMIDVNVRGVLHGIAAALPVFRRQGRGHLVTTVSTAGLKITPIMAVYAGTKNAVRTILEGLRQESTDGMLRTTSISPGYVSTELADSIDDPAVRQVIRENMAEFAIPPEAVARAIAFAVEQPDDVEIGDITIRPTVQD; translated from the coding sequence ATGTCAGCCATCACCGGCAAGGTCGTCGCCGTCACGGGGGCCAGCAGCGGTATCGGGGAGGCGACCGCGCGACTCATGGCCGAACGCGGTGCCGCCGTCGTCCTCGGTGCGCGCCGGAAGGACCGTCTCGACGAACTCGCGCAGGACATCCGCGACCGAGGAGGCCGAGCCGTCGCGTGCGCCATCGACGTCACCCGCCGCGAGGATTTGGAGCGGCTCGTCGACCGGGCCGTGACCGGGTTCGGCCGGCTCGACGTGCTGGTGGGCAACGCCGGCATCAGCAAGATCGGGCCCGTGGCGGACCTGGACGTCGACGGCTGGTCGGCGATGATCGACGTCAACGTCCGCGGCGTGCTCCACGGCATCGCGGCGGCGCTGCCGGTGTTCCGCCGCCAGGGGCGCGGCCACCTCGTGACGACGGTGTCGACGGCCGGCCTGAAGATCACTCCCATCATGGCGGTCTACGCCGGGACCAAGAACGCAGTGCGCACCATCCTGGAAGGGCTGCGGCAGGAGTCGACCGATGGCATGCTGCGCACGACCTCGATCTCGCCTGGCTACGTCAGCACCGAACTCGCCGACTCCATCGACGACCCCGCGGTGCGCCAGGTCATCCGCGAGAACATGGCGGAGTTCGCCATCCCGCCGGAAGCCGTCGCACGGGCCATCGCCTTCGCCGTGGAACAGCCCGACGACGTCGAGATCGGCGACATCACCATCCGCCCGACCGTCCAGGACTGA
- a CDS encoding GIY-YIG nuclease family protein, whose protein sequence is MRWWWGRMAVRRARGCGRRRRLRGSGVGRCAACRCGGCGHPPAGEAKLSDWMGAHARVAFLAEDEPWKLEHALITGEVLPLNLEHNAHNPYHATLKALRAQHKAAARNLPIAG, encoded by the coding sequence ATGCGCTGGTGGTGGGGTCGGATGGCGGTTCGGAGAGCCAGAGGATGCGGACGTCGGCGCCGTCTTCGTGGAAGTGGCGTCGGGCGCTGTGCGGCTTGTCGGTGTGGAGGGTGTGGGCACCCTCCGGCCGGGGAGGCGAAGCTCAGCGACTGGATGGGCGCCCACGCCCGCGTGGCCTTCCTCGCCGAGGACGAGCCCTGGAAGCTGGAGCACGCCCTCATCACCGGCGAAGTGCTCCCGCTCAACCTGGAGCACAACGCCCACAACCCCTATCACGCCACGCTCAAGGCGCTGCGCGCGCAGCACAAGGCCGCCGCACGCAACCTCCCCATCGCCGGCTGA
- a CDS encoding phosphotransferase enzyme family protein has protein sequence MIGRNDANERANDLTSRFDEQTARDALGQACTAADVECVNPRLLRLGENAIFRLNGLVVRVARGPAHWDDAVKEVNVARWLSQADFPGARLADLPQPLLIRDTYPVTFWNFIDGPNGGPSDIDTLAALLNRLHKLPRPKTFELPEQELLSKIEPRIDTAPIEPDDKRFLLQLCDRLKGEIAELDYELPAGPVHGDAHVQNLMFTGHTPTMIDFEAVSWGQPEWDLGLTATEYETAGWWTADQYQEFTDSYGYDVTQWDGFPVVQATHELKMTTWIMQNVETSDRIAQEYATRIATLRRRENIGRWSAF, from the coding sequence ATGATCGGCCGCAATGACGCGAACGAGAGGGCCAACGACTTGACCTCCCGGTTCGATGAGCAGACGGCTCGGGACGCACTTGGCCAAGCCTGTACGGCTGCGGACGTGGAGTGCGTCAACCCGCGACTCCTCCGCCTAGGCGAGAACGCCATCTTCCGGCTCAACGGCCTGGTGGTCCGCGTAGCGCGCGGCCCGGCGCACTGGGACGACGCGGTCAAGGAGGTCAACGTGGCCCGCTGGCTCAGCCAGGCGGACTTTCCCGGCGCCCGTCTCGCCGACCTGCCGCAACCTCTCCTGATCCGGGATACGTACCCGGTGACGTTCTGGAACTTCATCGACGGACCCAACGGCGGTCCAAGCGACATCGACACCTTGGCGGCGCTGCTCAACCGCTTGCACAAGCTTCCCCGCCCCAAGACGTTCGAGCTGCCCGAACAGGAACTGCTGTCAAAGATCGAACCGCGAATCGACACGGCCCCGATCGAGCCGGACGACAAGCGCTTCCTGCTCCAGCTCTGCGACCGGCTGAAGGGCGAGATCGCCGAACTCGACTACGAGTTGCCTGCCGGACCAGTGCACGGGGACGCGCACGTCCAGAACCTGATGTTCACGGGCCACACCCCAACGATGATCGACTTCGAGGCGGTCTCCTGGGGACAGCCCGAGTGGGACCTGGGCCTCACCGCGACGGAGTACGAAACAGCAGGCTGGTGGACCGCCGACCAGTACCAAGAGTTCACCGACTCCTACGGCTACGACGTCACCCAGTGGGACGGCTTCCCCGTGGTGCAGGCGACCCACGAACTCAAGATGACGACGTGGATCATGCAGAACGTCGAAACCTCCGACCGGATCGCCCAGGAGTACGCGACCCGCATCGCGACGCTTCGACGGCGGGAGAACATCGGCAGGTGGAGCGCCTTCTAG
- a CDS encoding helix-turn-helix transcriptional regulator gives MNLPPLPDPDALLIVGEFCARLQIPKDTFYKWRQIPGATSVAHKLPNGSLRISGADFNDWLTGLRSEAA, from the coding sequence ATGAACCTGCCACCGCTACCCGACCCTGACGCCCTGCTGATCGTGGGCGAGTTCTGCGCCAGGCTCCAGATACCCAAAGACACCTTCTACAAGTGGCGGCAGATCCCCGGTGCCACCTCGGTCGCGCACAAGCTCCCGAACGGTTCGCTCCGCATCTCCGGCGCCGACTTCAACGACTGGCTGACCGGCCTGAGGAGTGAGGCCGCGTGA
- a CDS encoding site-specific integrase — protein MNFAVDAKELTFDPVTRNRASLQRGDAELDPRVVLNPAQARSCLAAVTYAGRKPGMFDYLHGFFATMYYAALRPCEVNRLREEDCKLPESGWGELLLEKSASRAPSRFVDSGEKWEERNLKRRAQGAARPVPIPPQLVAVLRRHLDTFGTTDDGRLFRGLKTGAPVGASVYCDVWRKARLIGLSPQQARSPLGADPYDLRHATVSTWLTAGVSPAEVAERAEHTVEVLLKVYAKVLDGQREVSNRRIDELLSDG, from the coding sequence ATGAACTTCGCCGTCGACGCCAAAGAGTTGACGTTCGACCCGGTGACCAGGAACCGGGCGAGTCTCCAGCGCGGCGACGCCGAACTGGACCCTCGGGTGGTGCTCAATCCGGCGCAGGCGCGCAGTTGCCTCGCTGCGGTGACGTACGCGGGCCGCAAGCCGGGCATGTTCGACTACCTCCACGGCTTCTTCGCGACGATGTACTACGCCGCGCTGCGGCCCTGCGAGGTCAACCGGCTGCGTGAAGAGGACTGCAAGCTGCCGGAGTCCGGCTGGGGTGAACTGCTGCTGGAGAAGTCGGCGTCACGGGCACCCAGTCGCTTTGTCGATTCGGGCGAGAAGTGGGAGGAACGCAATCTCAAGCGGCGGGCACAGGGCGCCGCGCGGCCGGTACCGATCCCTCCCCAACTCGTCGCCGTCCTCCGCCGGCACCTCGACACGTTCGGGACCACCGATGACGGGCGGCTGTTTCGAGGGCTGAAGACGGGCGCGCCGGTCGGTGCCTCGGTGTACTGCGATGTGTGGCGCAAGGCCCGGCTGATCGGACTGAGCCCCCAGCAAGCCCGGTCGCCACTGGGAGCCGATCCGTATGACCTTCGTCACGCGACCGTCTCGACCTGGCTCACGGCCGGGGTCTCCCCTGCGGAGGTCGCCGAACGGGCCGAGCACACCGTCGAAGTGTTGCTCAAGGTCTACGCGAAGGTCCTGGACGGGCAGCGGGAGGTGTCGAACCGCCGGATTGACGAGCTGTTGAGCGATGGCTGA
- the ddaH gene encoding dimethylargininase: protein MTSVSLLGPGDEPIVLGVTTPEVPVRVPTTRRYLMCPPEHFTVEYAINPWMDPTRPISTELALAQWTELKETYERLGHRVEVIEPVPGLPDMVFSANSGTVIEGRVLGARFRAEQRAAEADHFRRWFLANGYSTVVMPERTNEAEGDFTWTGKYLLAGTGFRTDPLAHSEAQEVLGVPVISLQLVDPRYYHLDVALFVLADDLIAYYPDAFSPGSRQALRRLFPDAVIANAEDAACLGLNAVSDGRHVILPVEATNLGEQVARRGFEPVYVDISELRKSGGGPKCCTMELRD from the coding sequence ATGACATCGGTCTCCCTCCTCGGCCCCGGCGACGAGCCGATCGTGCTGGGCGTCACCACGCCCGAGGTCCCCGTGCGCGTGCCGACCACCCGTCGGTACCTGATGTGCCCGCCGGAGCACTTCACGGTGGAGTACGCGATCAACCCGTGGATGGACCCGACGCGACCGATCAGCACCGAACTGGCGCTGGCGCAGTGGACGGAGCTGAAGGAGACCTACGAGCGCCTGGGCCACCGGGTGGAGGTCATCGAACCGGTGCCGGGCCTGCCCGACATGGTCTTCTCGGCCAACTCGGGCACCGTCATCGAGGGCAGGGTCCTCGGCGCCCGCTTCCGCGCCGAGCAGCGGGCGGCGGAAGCCGACCACTTCCGGCGCTGGTTCCTGGCCAACGGCTACTCGACGGTCGTGATGCCGGAACGCACCAACGAGGCCGAGGGCGACTTCACGTGGACCGGGAAGTACCTGCTGGCCGGCACGGGCTTCCGCACCGACCCCCTGGCGCACTCGGAGGCGCAGGAGGTGCTGGGCGTGCCGGTCATCTCGCTGCAGTTGGTCGACCCGCGCTACTACCACCTCGACGTGGCGCTGTTCGTGCTGGCGGACGACCTGATCGCCTACTACCCGGACGCGTTCTCCCCCGGGAGCCGCCAGGCACTGCGCCGCTTGTTCCCCGACGCGGTCATCGCGAACGCCGAGGACGCGGCCTGCCTGGGCCTGAACGCGGTGTCGGACGGGCGGCACGTGATCCTGCCGGTGGAGGCGACCAACCTGGGCGAGCAGGTGGCACGCCGCGGCTTCGAGCCCGTGTACGTGGACATCTCGGAACTGAGGAAGTCCGGCGGCGGCCCGAAGTGCTGCACGATGGAACTGCGGGACTGA
- a CDS encoding Lrp/AsnC family transcriptional regulator encodes MDSIDQRIISCLMANARSSYADIGKEVGLSAPAVKRRVDKLLDTGVLRGFTAVVDPEQLGWGTEAFVEVHCRGNVAPHDIKQRLEPMPEVRAAYTVSGAADAIVHLRAANIHHLETALERLRAVEIIDRTVSTVVLSRLLDRPPAP; translated from the coding sequence GTGGACTCGATTGACCAGCGGATCATTTCGTGCCTGATGGCCAACGCCCGCTCCAGCTACGCGGACATCGGGAAGGAGGTCGGGCTGTCCGCGCCCGCGGTGAAGCGGCGGGTGGACAAGCTGCTCGACACCGGCGTCCTGCGCGGCTTCACCGCCGTCGTGGACCCGGAGCAGCTCGGCTGGGGCACCGAGGCGTTCGTCGAGGTGCACTGCCGGGGCAACGTGGCGCCCCACGACATCAAGCAGCGCCTGGAACCCATGCCCGAGGTGCGGGCCGCCTACACCGTGTCCGGGGCGGCCGACGCGATCGTCCACCTGCGCGCCGCGAACATCCACCACCTGGAGACGGCGCTGGAGCGGCTGCGGGCCGTCGAGATCATCGACCGGACGGTCTCGACCGTGGTGCTGTCCCGCCTCCTGGACCGCCCGCCCGCGCCCTAG
- a CDS encoding enoyl-CoA hydratase, translating into MSQVLLERSGRVGVITVHDPDRRNALTLDLSDRLAAAVRACEQDADVHAVVVTGAPPAFCAGADLTVLGEAREEGLRRIYGGFLAVADCALPTIAAVGGAAVGAGLNLALACDVRLAGPKARFDARFLQLGIHPGGGMTWLLQRLVGPQTATAMTLFGRVLDADAAVRHGLAWDRVDGGHDELVAAAVEFARAAADAPRELVRSVKATMRATAALDAHADAVDAEIGPQLVSVDTPEFAARLAAVKARISGRG; encoded by the coding sequence ATGTCCCAGGTGCTGTTGGAACGTTCCGGCCGGGTCGGCGTCATCACCGTGCACGACCCGGACCGGCGCAACGCGTTGACGCTCGACCTGTCCGACCGGCTCGCCGCGGCGGTCCGGGCCTGCGAGCAGGACGCCGACGTGCACGCCGTGGTGGTCACCGGCGCGCCGCCCGCGTTCTGCGCGGGCGCGGACCTCACCGTGCTGGGCGAGGCGCGCGAGGAGGGGCTGCGGCGCATCTACGGCGGCTTCCTGGCGGTGGCGGACTGCGCGCTGCCGACGATCGCGGCCGTGGGCGGCGCGGCGGTGGGCGCCGGGCTGAACCTCGCGCTGGCGTGCGACGTGCGGCTGGCCGGGCCGAAGGCCCGGTTCGACGCCCGCTTCCTCCAGCTCGGCATCCACCCCGGCGGCGGGATGACGTGGCTGCTGCAACGGCTCGTCGGCCCGCAGACCGCGACCGCGATGACCCTGTTCGGCCGCGTCCTGGACGCCGACGCGGCCGTCCGGCACGGCCTGGCGTGGGACCGGGTCGACGGCGGCCACGACGAGCTGGTGGCCGCGGCCGTCGAGTTCGCGCGGGCCGCCGCGGACGCGCCGCGCGAGCTGGTCCGCAGCGTCAAGGCGACCATGCGGGCGACCGCCGCGCTGGACGCGCACGCGGACGCCGTGGACGCCGAGATCGGGCCCCAGCTCGTCTCCGTCGACACGCCCGAGTTCGCCGCCCGGCTCGCCGCGGTGAAGGCCCGGATCAGCGGCCGGGGCTGA